Proteins from a single region of Theobroma cacao cultivar B97-61/B2 chromosome 10, Criollo_cocoa_genome_V2, whole genome shotgun sequence:
- the LOC18585797 gene encoding uncharacterized protein LOC18585797 yields the protein MVIRNEPRRLLLLLVNLLLTIQLRVNSVTGLCELSFVERNKLYNFSLASPLPRFPHGVLSEDGFYKVVMNESVLWFQLCDGMLFNHDPPRCVECLDCGGPSRCGMECSALVAKNALGYQVCTTIGHVSSTNVSVIDEQNPYKGVIVRMSSSGKGRNCSLSVSIICDSTGVQGPNSMEKLGTCDYATVLRHPSGCATIISFHEKGFGWFCTLMTIILCLFGAYLLAGTVYRFFFLGVRGVEVIPNLEIWASLQHRTQSFFSSLVRKFSGPSAGHRSSYSRVNF from the exons atggTAATCCGAAATGAACCTCGGAGATTGCTTCTTCTTCTCGTAAATCTTCTCTTGACGATTCAACTCCGAGTTAACTCAGTCACTGGTCTCTGCGAACTCAGCTTCGTTGAACGCAACAAGCTCTACAACTTTAGCTTGGCTTCTCCTCTGCCTAGATTCCCTCATGGCGTCCTCAGCGAAGATGG GTTTTATAAGGTGGTGATGAATGAGAGTGTGCTCTGGTTTCAG CTTTGCGATGGAATGCTTTTTAACCATGATCCACCTAGATGTGTTGAGTGCTTG GACTGTGGAGGCCCATCACGCTGTGGAATGGAATGTAGTGCACTAGTGGCTAAAAATGCTCTCG GTTACCAAGTATGCACTACTATTGGACATGTCTCAAGTACAAACGTTAGCGTCATTG ATGAGCAGAATCCTTACAAGGGTGTCATTGTTAGAATGTCAAGCAGTGGCAAAGGGCGAAATTGTTCACTCTCTGTATCAATCATTTGTGATTCAACTGGAGTTCAA GGGCCAAATTCAATGGAGAAACTGGGGACTTGTGATTAT GCCACAGTGCTGCGGCATCCTTCTGGTTGTGCAACAATCATATCTTTTCATGAGAAAGGATTTGGCTGGTTCTGTACCTTAATGACCAT TATCTTATGCCTCTTTGGAGCCTATCTGCTTGCTGGGACAGTTTATCGATTTTTTTTCCTCGGAGTTCGTGGTGTAGAA GTAATTCCAAACTTGGAAATCTGGGCCAGCTTACAGCATAGAACACAG
- the LOC18585798 gene encoding DEAD-box ATP-dependent RNA helicase 18 — protein MDSPNPSGALTDTRFSDLKPPLPEPVIEALSQNGFTFCTPVQAATIPLLCSFKDVAVDAATGSGKTLAFLIPVVEILRRSSTSPPKRHQVMGVIISPTRELSSQIYNVAQPLISTLSNVKSMLLVGGVEVKADMKKIEEEGANLLIGTPGRLYDIMDRMDVLDFRNLEILILDEADRLLDMGFQKQINYIISRLPKLRRTGLFSATQTEAVEELSKAGLRNPVRVEVKAETKSLNNSASSEQLASSKTPSSLHLEYLECEADKKPSQLVDLLIKNKSKKIIIYFMTCACVDYWGVVLPRLTALKGFSLISLHGKMKQTAREKALAAFTSLSSGILLCTDVAARGLDIPGVDCIVQYDPPQDPNVFIHRVGRTARLGRQGSAIVFLLPKEEAYVEFLRIRRVPLQERKCIDDASDVVPQIRSAAMKDRDVMEKGFRAYVSYIRAYKEHHCSYIFRWKELEIGKLGMGYGLLQLPSMPEVKHHSLSAEGFTPVENVNRDDIKYKDKSREKQRKKNLQAKKEREQQESKPQKPKKDSNAAAPAMKKKTAKQRRAAQTIEDEEELTREYRLLKKLKKGAIDESEFAKLTGTEDLL, from the exons ATGGACTCACCGAATCCAAGCGGCGCGTTAACCGACACGCGCTTTTCCGACCTGAAACCTCCTCTCCCGGAGCCGGTTATCGAAGCCTTATCTCAAAACGGCTTTACATTCTGCACCCCAGTCCAAGCCGCCACAATCCCGCTGCTATGTAGCTTCAAGGACGTAGCCGTCGACGCCGCCACCGGCTCCGGGAAAACCCTCGCTTTCCTTATCCCTGTCGTAGAGATTCTGCGTCGGTCCTCCACCTCTCCTCCCAAACGTCACCag GTGATGGGGGTAATTATTTCTCCTACAAGGGAGCTTTCGTCACAAATCTATAACGTAGCACAGCCTCTAATTTCTACCTTGTCTAATGTAAAGTCTATGCTTCTTGTTGGAGGTGTTGAGGTGAAAGCAGACATGAAGAAAATTGAGGAGGAAGGAgcaaatttattgattggaaCACCAGGTAGACTGTATGACATAATGGACCGGATGGATGTCTTGGATTTTCGTAACCTCGAG attttgattttagatGAGGCTGATAGGCTTCTGGATATGGGATTCCAGAAGCagataaattatattatatctCGCTTGCCAAAGCTCCGGAGAACTGGTCTTTTTTCCGCTACTCAAACAGAGGCAGTTGAAGAGCTATCTAAAGCAGGACTGAGGAATCCAGTGAGGGTTGAAGTTAAAGCTGAGACGAAGTCACTGAATAATTCAGCTTCATCCGAGCAATTAGCCTCATCAAAAACACCTTCAAGCCTCCACCTTGAG tATTTGGAATGTGAAGCAGATAAGAAACCATCACAGCTTGTTGATCTCCTCATAAAGAacaaatctaaaaaaattataat ATATTTCATGACTTGTGCTTGTGTTGACTATTGGGGAGTTGTTCTTCCGCGTCTTACTGCTTTGAAGGGTTTCTCTTTAATCTCTCTACATGGAAAGATGAAGCAG ACTGCAAGGGAGAAAGCATTGGCTGCATTTACCTCTCTTTCAAGTGGCATTCTTCTATGTACTGATGTTGCAGCACGTGGGCTTGACATTCCCGGTGTTGATTGTATAGTGCAG TATGATCCCCCTCAAGATCCAAATGTATTCATTCACAGAGTTGGTCGAACTGCTCGTTTGGGTAGACAAGGAAGTGCCATTGTTTTCCTTTTACCTAAG GAGGAAGCTTATGTAGAATTTTTGCGCATAAGAAGGGTTCCTCTTCAAGAGAGGAAATGCATTGATGATGCTTCTGATGTTGTTCCTCAG ATACGGTCTGCCGCAATGAAAGACCGTGATGTCATGGAGAAAGGGTTTAGAGCATATGTTTCTTATATCCGTGCATACAAAGAGCATCACTGCTCTTACATTTTCAG ATGGAAAGAACTTGAAATTGGAAAGTTAGGCATGGGATATGGTCTATTGCAGCTCCCTTCTATGCCTGAGGTAAAGCACCATTCACTATCTGCTGAGGGTTTCACTCCAGTTGAGAACGTCAATAGGGATGATATCAAGTATAA GGACAAATCTCGTGAGAAACAGAGGAAGAAAAATTTGCAAGCAAAGAAAGAACGAGAGCAACAAGAATCAAAACCCCAGAAGCCCAAAAAAGACTCAAATGCTGCAGCCCCCGCcatgaagaagaaaacagCCAAACAGAGACGTGCTGCCCAAACTATTGAAGATGAAGAGGAATTGACCAGGGAATACCGTCTACtgaagaaactgaaaaaaggGGCTATTGATGAGAGCGAATTTGCCAAGTTGACAGGAACTGAAGATCTACTATGA
- the LOC18585799 gene encoding cytosolic endo-beta-N-acetylglucosaminidase 1 produces the protein MPLKSVLLLVLRFLHPFVTRKTLKALRNCLNSILRNVKTLLKKMSVDQSEDQKFDPIPPHFDPSKPSIPISYPIKTLEDLDSGSYFTSFHYPFNKSSVPLPPNSGLAQRPRILVCHDMQGNYLDDKWVQGGDNSGAYAIWHWYLIDVFVYFSHYLVTLPPPCWTNTAHRHGVKVLGTFITELDEGKAICRKLLSTKESAQKYAERLAELAVALGFDGWLLNIEVELEVGQIPNLKEFISHLTQTMHSSLPGSLVIWYDSVTVDGDLSWQNQLNEKNKPFFDICDGIFMNYTWKEDYPKLSGTVAGDRKFDVYMGIDVFGRGTYGGGQWTTNAALDVIKKDDVSAAIFAPGWVYEKKQAPDFQTAQNRWWDLVEKSWGIVQHYPKDLPFYSNFDQGCGYHVSIEGAQVLSSQWNNISSQTFQPFLEYADDPTSNTIEVHVDFKEASFSGGGNLTFKGTLGAKASISTRLFVGDLLMGDLPVHFTYSVKSEGNSQLGLCLEFSSEMKGKKKLLLASGGTNQFSSKFSEVIVPHQLRKPDMASGWVIQESSIAMNGYTLTEIHAVCYRKQPERSESRSNTQDPAEYFAVLGHIRISTSNQNTEFPPSTSWIVEGQDVEWGGSQGSKTLSLRISWKLKDGKNSPFPRYNIYVEKLTKQSVRTLGGKLGGVQEYVGVAQVEAFYVSDLVIPSGTSGLKFIIQVCSADGASQKLDEAPFFQLNVEGQ, from the exons ATGCCTCTAAAATCAGTGCTCCTCCTTGTACTTCGGTTTCTCCATCCCTTTGTAACCCGCAAAACTCTCAAAGCTCTCCGCAACTGCCTCAACTCAATCCTCAGAAACGTCAAAACACTCCTAAAGAAGATGTCCGTCGACCAATCCGAGGATCAGAAATTCGACCCAATACCACCACACTTTGATCCATCGAAGCCGTCCATTCCCATTTCTTACCCGATCAAGACCCTCGAAGACCTTGACTCTGGCTCTTACTTCACTTCTTTTCACTACCCTTTTAACAAATCCAGTGTTCCTCTCCCACCCAATTCAGGTTTGGCTCAAAGGCCCAGGATTTTGGTCTGCCATGACATGCAAGGTAATTACCTGGATGATAAGTGGGTCCAGGGTGGCGATAATTCCGGTGCTTATGCCATCTGGCACTGGTATTTGATCgatgtttttgtttatttttctcattatttGGTCACCTTGCCTCCTCCTTGTTGGACCAATACTGCTCATAGGCATGGAGTTAAG GTATTAGGGACATTCATCACAGAATTGGATGAAGGGAAAGCTATTTGCCGGAAACTGCTCTCGACAAAGGAGTCTGCTCAGAAGTATGCTGAGCGCTTGGCAGAGCTTGCTGTTGCTTTGGGCTTTGATGGATGGCTA CTCAATATTGAGGTTGAACTGGAAGTCGGGCAAATCCCTAATCTGAAAGAATTCATTAGTCATTTAACTCAGACTATGCACTCCTCGCTTCCTGGATCTTTGGTTATATG GTATGATAGTGTTACAGTTGATGGAGATCTTAGCTGGCAAAATCAACTGAATGAAAAGAATAAACCTTTCTTTGATATTTGTGATGGAATCTTTATGAACTATACATGGAAG GAGGACTATCCAAAGCTTTCAGGAACAGTTGCTGGTGACAGAAAGTTTGATGTCTACATGGGGATAGATGTATTCGGAAGGGGCACATATGGTGGCGGGCAATGGACT ACAAATGCTGCACTTGATGTGATAAAGAAGGATGATGTCTCAGCTGCCATATTTGCTCCTGGATGGGtttatgaaaaaaaacaaGCCCCTGATTTTCAGACTGCTCAAAATCG TTGGTGGGATCTTGTTGAGAAATCATGGGGAATTGTGCAACATTATCCTAAAGACTTACCATTCTATTCAAATTTTGATCAG GGCTGTGGCTATCATGTTTCAATCGAGGGGGCACAAGTATTAAGCAGTCAATGGAACAATATTTCTTCACAAACCTTTCAG CCTTTCCTTGAGTACGCTGATGATCCTACTTCGAACACTATTGAAGTCCATGTTGA CTTTAAGGAAGCATCGTTCAGCGGAGGAGGAAACCTCACGTTTAAAGGAACTCTTGGAGCCAAAGCCTCCATCTCAACAAGACTCTTTGTAGGAGATCTTCTTATGGGTGACTTACCTGTCCACTTCACATATTCT GTAAAATCAGAAGGAAACTCTCAACTGGGCCTTTGTCTTGAATTCTCTTCtgaaatgaaaggaaaaaagaagttGCTTCTTGCGTCCGGGGGAACGAACCAATTTTCAAGCAAATTCAGTGAAGTGATTGTGCCACATCAACTAAGAAAACCAGACATGGCTTCAGGATGGGTTATACAAGAGAGTAGCATTGCAATGAATGGATACACATTAACAGAAATTCATGCGGTATGCTACAGGAAACAGCCTGAAAGATCAGAATCTAGATCAAATACCCAGGATCCAGCAGAATATTTTGCCGTGCTTGGACATATTAGAATTTCAACTTCTAACCAGAATACAGAATTTCCCCCATCTACTTCCTGGATCGTTGAGGGTCAAGATGTTGAATGGGGAGGTTCTCAAGGTTCCAAAACCCTTAGTCTTAGGATCAGCtggaaattgaaagatggaaAGAATTCTCCTTTCCCTAGGTACAATATCTATGTTGAGAAACTAACAAAACAATCCGTCCGAACTCTAGGAGGAAAACTAGGAGGCGTACAGGAGTATGTAGGAGTAGCACAAGTGGAAGCCTTCTATGTATCTGACCTTGTCATCCCTTCTGGGACTTCTGGCCTCAAATTTATTATTCAAGTATGTAGTGCTGATGGTGCGAGCCAAAAGCTTGATGAGGCCCCATTTTTTCAACTCAATGTAGAAGGTCAGTGA
- the LOC18585800 gene encoding L-type lectin-domain containing receptor kinase IX.1 produces the protein MKLFEISSTLRFLASLALVVLQVGSQDLPQDFLNAHNAARKEVGVPSMTWDNVLEAYALNYSKGKIDNCQLVRAVGPTGQNLAWGDSDLSGTDAVQLWTQVIWINSTQLGCAKVRCRNNGTFIACYYYPPGNVVGTRPTEGIESVIGVVAPRPQIQSRAPSPQNQSPNIDPPKESKNRTGLAKNRTGLVIVLSIGASALIFSLCFTTWFISRRKRKRENEFDDHVFDMFFGDEFGNGMGPRKFSLNELAKVTSNFNAENKLGEGGFGSVYRGFLRDSDTYIAVKKVSRASKQGIKEYASEVKIISRLRHKNLVKLIGWCHERGELMLVYEFMANGSLDSHIFKGKSLLTWEVRYRIVKDLASASLYLHEGDHCVLHRDINTSNIMLDSSFNAKLGDFGLARLVDHAKGLKKTLLAGTVGYMAPECLSSGKASKESDVYSFGVVALEIASGRRSIEPKFEESEALLLVPWVWESYGNERILDVADRKLGMAFYPKQLECLVMVGLWCAHPSHNLRPSIRQVIQVLNFEAPLPNLPGSMPIPNYNDVPITPGIGSSEPLISNITITIPR, from the exons ATGAAGTTGTTCGAGATTTCATCAACTCTTCGTTTTCTAGCCTCCCTAGCCCTGGTAGTCCTTCAAGTTGGTTCCCAAGATTTACCCCAGGACTTCTTAAACGCTCACAATGCTGCTCGTAAAGAGGTTGGTGTTCCGTCCATGACTTGGGACAACGTGTTGGAGGCCTATGCACTGAATTACTCTAAAGGAAAGATTGACAATTGCCAGCTAGTGCGTGCAGTAGGCCCTACGGGTCAGAATCTTGCTTGGGGCGACAGTGATCTCTCAGGAACTGATGCTGTCCAACTTTGG ACTCAGGTGATTTGGATTAATTCAACTCAACTTGGTTGTGCTAAAGTTAGATGCAGAAATAATGGAACTTTTATTGCTTGTTACTATTACCCTCCTGGAAATGTTGTTGGTACGCGTCCCACTGAAGGGATTGAATCTGTTATTGGAGTAGTCGCTCCGCGCCCTCAGATTCAGTCCCGTGCTCCGAGCCCTCAGAATCAGTCCCCCAATATTGATCCTCCAAAGGAAAGCAAAAACAGGACAGGGTTAGCGAAAAACAGGACAGGGTTAGTGATAGTGTTGAGCATAGGGGCGTCTGCGTTGATTTTTAGCCTATGTTTCACGACTTGGTTCATTTCAAGACggaaaaggaagagagaaaacGAATTTGATGATCATGTTTTCGACATGTTCTTTGGCGATGAGTTTGGAAATGGAATGGGACCAAGGAAGTTTTCATTGAATGAACTGGCTAAAGTGACAAGTAACTTCAACGCTGAAAATAAGTTGGGAGAGGGAGGGTTTGGCTCAGTTTATAGAGGGTTCCTGAGGGATTCGGATACCTACATCGCTGTTAAAAAGGTTTCAAGGGCATCTAAGCAAGGGATTAAGGAATACGCATCCGAAGTGAAGATAATCAGCCGATTAAGACACAAGAATTTGGTGAAGCTCATCGGTTGGTGCCATGAAAGAGGGGAACTAATGCTTGTTTATGAGTTCATGGCCAATGGCAGCTTAGATTCCCAtattttcaaaggaaaaagcTTGTTGACTTGGGAGGTGAGATATAGAATTGTGAAAGACCTGGCATCAGCATCGCTATATTTACATGAAGGAGATCATTGTGTGCTACACAGGGACATCAATACTAGCAACATCATGTTGGATTCTAGCTTCAATGCTAAACTTGGAGACTTCGGGTTAGCTAGGCTAGTTGATCATGCAAAAGGGTTGAAGAAGACTCTTTTGGCAGGAACTGTGGGCTACATGGCTCCCGAGTGTCTCTCTTCAGGGAAGGCCAGCAAGGAATCAGATGTCTACAGTTTCGGAGTTGTGGCACTGGAAATTGCAAGTGGTAGAAGGTCAATCGAACCCAAATTTGAGGAGTCTGAGGCTTTATTATTAGTACCTTGGGTGTGGGAATCATATGGAAATGAAAGGATTCTTGATGTAGCAGACAGGAAATTGGGTATGGCATTCTATCCTAAACAATTGGAATGCTTGGTGATGGTAGGATTATGGTGTGCGCATCCAAGTCACAATCTAAGACCATCAATAAGGCAAGTCATTCAAGTTCTTAATTTCGAGGCACCATTGCCAAATCTTCCAGGTAGCATGCCTATTCCCAATTATAATGATGTACCTATTACTCCTGGAATTGGATCAAGCGAGCCACTTATATCTAATATTACTATCACGATCCCACGTTAG
- the LOC18585801 gene encoding LOB domain-containing protein 12 has product MGGNSPCASCKLLRRRCAKDCIFAPYFPSDDPHKFAIVHKVFGASNVSKMLQELPVQQRADAVSSLVYEANARVRDPVYGCVGAISYLQNQVSQLQMQLAVAQAEILCIQMQQEPMAPTPQLEQDDKSFLLHNNVVLPHHHQYLNFANSSSNVIQDSLKRESIFGDMVS; this is encoded by the exons ATGGGGGGAAATTCGCCGTGTGCTTCCTGCAAGTTGCTTCGTCGCCGCTGTGCCAAGGACTGCATCTTTGCTCCTTACTTCCCTTCTGATGATCCCCACAAGTTTGCCATAGTTCACAAGGTTTTTGGTGCTAGCAATGTCAGCAAAATGTTGCAG GAGCTTCCCGTTCAGCAAAGGGCAGATGCAGTGAGCAGCTTGGTTTATGAAGCAAACGCAAGAGTCAGGGACCCGGTCTATGGGTGCGTAGGGGCCATATCTTACCTACAGAACCAGGTGTCCCAGCTCCAAATGCAGCTAGCCGTGGCTCAAGCAGAAATACTGTGCATCCAGATGCAGCAAGAGCCAATGGCACCAACCCCACAGCTAGAGCAAGACGACAAATCCTTCCTCCTCCACAACAACGTCGTCCTCCCTCATCACCACCAGTACCTCAATTTTGCTAACTCTTCCAGCAATGTAATTCAAGACTCTCTCAAGAGAGAGAGCATCTTTGGAGACATGgtttcttaa
- the LOC18585802 gene encoding ferritin-2, chloroplastic produces the protein MLLKAAPAFSLLNAQVENQGSLFSSVSSSQSSLFSSFSSPTLRVSTPRNRTGAVIVCAAKGANNKPLTGVVFEPFEEVKKELDLVPKVPQVSLARQKYTDECEAAVNEQINVEYNVSYVYHAIFAYFDRDNIALKGLAKFFKESSLEEREHAEKLMKYQNKRGGKVKLQSIVMPLSEFDHAEKGDALYAMELTLSLEKLTNAKLLNLHSVAERNHDVQLTDFIEAEYLSEQVEAIKKIAEYVAQLRRVGKGHGVWHFDQMLLHEGEEAIA, from the exons ATGTTGCTGAAAGCTGCTCCagctttttctttgttgaatGCTCAAGTGGAAAATCAGGGATCCCTGTTTTCCTCTGTTTCTTCATCTCAAAGCTCTCTTTTcagttctttttcttctccgACTCTTCGGGTTTCCACGCCGAGAAATAGAACTGGGGCTGTTATTGTTTGTGCTGCCAAAGGAGCCAACAACAAGCCACTAACTGGTGTCGTTTTTGAGCCCTTCGAGGAGGTTAAGAAGGAGCTCGATCTTGTCCCAAAAGTGCCTCAGGTTTCTTTGGCTCGTCAAAAGTATACTGATGAGTGTGAAGCTGCTGTCAATGAACAAATCAA TGTCGAATACAATGTCTCCTATGTGTACCATGCTATATTTGCCTACTTCGACAGAGACAACATTGCGCTCAAGGGTCTTGCCAA GTTCTTCAAGGAATCGAGCTTAGAAGAGAGAGAGCATGCTGAGAAACTGATGAAATACCAG AACAAACGAGGTGGAAAAGTGAAGCTGCAGTCCATCGTGATGCCTCTCTCTGAGTTTGACCATGCAGAGAAAGGAGATGCATTGTATG CGATGGAGCTTACCTTGTCCCTGGAGAAACTAACAAACGCAAAGCTCCTGAACTTGCACAGT GTTGCTGAACGGAACCACGATGTGCAGTTGACAGATTTTATTGAAGCTGAATACTTATCTGAGCAG GTGGAGGCCATCAAGAAAATAGCAGAATATGTGGCTCAGTTAAGAAGAGTTGGAAAGGGACATG GGGTGTGGCACTTTGATCAGATGCTTCTCCATGAGGGAGAGGAAGCTATTGCATGA
- the LOC18585803 gene encoding multiple inositol polyphosphate phosphatase 1 isoform X1, which translates to MAMAAILLLILALFSNSKADQDFDVRQHLSTVTRYSAVKDIVDDSFLPSDIPDGCTPIHLNLVARHGTRTPTKKRMRELEKLAAHVQELLKDAKEKNLSLQKVPAWLQKWESPWKGKLTGGELDIKGEEEMYQLGIRVRERFPDIFNEEYHPDVYPIKTTQVPRASASAVAFGMGLFSGKGSLGPGRHRAFAVTSESRASDLVLRFFDCCQTYKDFRKNHGPAVDNLKEPILTEITSALARRYEFNFTRQDISSLWFLCKQETSLLDITDQACSLFSPTEVALLEWTDDLEVFILKGYGKSLNYRMGVPLLKDVVQSMEEAIKAKEDNQAPGSYEKARLRFAHAETVVPFSCLLGLFLEGSDFQRIQKEEPLGLPPKPPQNRNWRGSTVAPFAGNNMLVLYSCPANSSSKYFVQVLHNEHPTRMPGCGGTDFCPFEVFEERIVRPHLKHDYNTLCNVNLDQPKQKPETSKLLQLFRWFFGLGNDDIPSHRVEL; encoded by the exons ATGGCTATGGCTGCTATTTTGTTGCTCATCTTAGCgttgttttcaaattcaaaagctGATCAAGATTTCGATGTGCGTCAACACCTATCTACTGTAACAag ATATAGTGCAGTGAAAGATATTGTCGACGATTCCTTTCTACCTTCTGATATTCCTGATGGATGTACTCCTATCCACTTGAATCTCGTG GCAAGACATGGAACTCGTACTCCTACTAAGAAGCGGATGAGAGAGTTGGAAAAGTTGGCTGCTCATGTACAAGAACTTCTAAAAGACgccaaagaaaagaatttgtcCCTGCAGAAAGTTCCTGCCTGGTTGCAGAAATGGGAATCTCCTTGGAAAGGAAAATTGACGGGTGGAGAATTGGATATCAAAGGAGAAGAGGAAATGTATCAGCTTGGAATCAGGGTTAGGGAAAGATTTCCTGATATATTTAATGAGGAATACCACCCCGATGTGTATCCCATAAAGACTACACAG GTTCCTCGGGCTTCTGCTAGTGCTGTTGCTTTTGGCATGGGGCTATTTAGTGGCAAAGGAAGTCTAGGACCAGGGCGTCATCGAGCTTTTGCTGTTACAAGTGAAAGTCGTGCAAGTGATTTAGTTCTGAGGTTTTTTGATTGTTGTCAAACCTACAAG GACTTTAGGAAAAACCATGGGCCTGCTGTTGACAACCTGAAAGAACCAATCCTCACCGAAATTACCTCTGCATTAGCAAGACGATATGAGTTCAATTTCACAAGACAGGATATATCTTCTCTCTGGTTTCTGTGTAAACAG GAAACATCCTTGTTGGATATAACCGATCAAGCTTGCAGTCTTTTCAGTCCCACTGAG GTTGCTTTGCTGGAGTGGACGGATGATTTGGAGGTGTTTATATTGAAGGGCTACGGTAAATCCTTAAATTATCGAATGGGAGTGCCTTTACTTAAAGATGTTGTTCAATCCATGGAGGAAGCTATCAAGGCTAAAGAAG ATAACCAAGCTCCTGGCAGTTACGAGAAGGCAAGACTGCGGTTTGCACATGCAGAAACTGTGGTTCCTTTTTCATGCTTGCTTGGGCTTTTCCTTGAAGGATCTG ATTTCCAACGAATACAAAAGGAGGAGCCTTTGGGTCTCCCTCCAAAGCCTCCCCAGAATAGAAATTGGAGAGGCAGCACCGTGGCGCCTTTTGCTGGGAATAATATGCTGGTTTTATACAGTTGTCCTGCTAATTCTTCAAGCAAATACTTTGTGCAAGTCCTACACAATGAGCATCCCACCCGAATGCCA GGTTGTGGTGGTACTGATTTCTGTCCATTTGAAGTTTTCGAG GAGAGAATTGTACGGCCTCATTTAAAGCATGATTACAATACCCTTTGCAATGTGAATCTTGATCAGCCTAAGCAGAAGCCTGAAACCAGTAAGTTATTGCAACTGTTTCGTTGGTTCTTTGGGTTGGGGAACGATGATATTCCGTCCCACAGAGTTGAATTGTAG
- the LOC18585803 gene encoding multiple inositol polyphosphate phosphatase 1 isoform X2, with amino-acid sequence MAMAAILLLILALFSNSKADQDFDVRQHLSTVTRYSAVKDIVDDSFLPSDIPDGCTPIHLNLVARHGTRTPTKKRMRELEKLAAHVQELLKDAKEKNLSLQKVPAWLQKWESPWKGKLTGGELDIKGEEEMYQLGIRVRERFPDIFNEEYHPDVYPIKTTQVPRASASAVAFGMGLFSGKGSLGPGRHRAFAVTSESRASDLVLRFFDCCQTYKDFRKNHGPAVDNLKEPILTEITSALARRYEFNFTRQDISSLWFLCKQETSLLDITDQACSLFSPTEVALLEWTDDLEVFILKGYGKSLNYRMGVPLLKDVVQSMEEAIKAKEDNQAPGSYEKARLRFAHAETVVPFSCLLGLFLEGSDFQRIQKEEPLGLPPKPPQNRNWRGSTVAPFAGNNMLVLYSCPANSSSKYFVQVLHNEHPTRMPGCGGTDFCPFEVFEERIVRPHLKHDYNTLCNVNLDQPKQKPETTTGTTTF; translated from the exons ATGGCTATGGCTGCTATTTTGTTGCTCATCTTAGCgttgttttcaaattcaaaagctGATCAAGATTTCGATGTGCGTCAACACCTATCTACTGTAACAag ATATAGTGCAGTGAAAGATATTGTCGACGATTCCTTTCTACCTTCTGATATTCCTGATGGATGTACTCCTATCCACTTGAATCTCGTG GCAAGACATGGAACTCGTACTCCTACTAAGAAGCGGATGAGAGAGTTGGAAAAGTTGGCTGCTCATGTACAAGAACTTCTAAAAGACgccaaagaaaagaatttgtcCCTGCAGAAAGTTCCTGCCTGGTTGCAGAAATGGGAATCTCCTTGGAAAGGAAAATTGACGGGTGGAGAATTGGATATCAAAGGAGAAGAGGAAATGTATCAGCTTGGAATCAGGGTTAGGGAAAGATTTCCTGATATATTTAATGAGGAATACCACCCCGATGTGTATCCCATAAAGACTACACAG GTTCCTCGGGCTTCTGCTAGTGCTGTTGCTTTTGGCATGGGGCTATTTAGTGGCAAAGGAAGTCTAGGACCAGGGCGTCATCGAGCTTTTGCTGTTACAAGTGAAAGTCGTGCAAGTGATTTAGTTCTGAGGTTTTTTGATTGTTGTCAAACCTACAAG GACTTTAGGAAAAACCATGGGCCTGCTGTTGACAACCTGAAAGAACCAATCCTCACCGAAATTACCTCTGCATTAGCAAGACGATATGAGTTCAATTTCACAAGACAGGATATATCTTCTCTCTGGTTTCTGTGTAAACAG GAAACATCCTTGTTGGATATAACCGATCAAGCTTGCAGTCTTTTCAGTCCCACTGAG GTTGCTTTGCTGGAGTGGACGGATGATTTGGAGGTGTTTATATTGAAGGGCTACGGTAAATCCTTAAATTATCGAATGGGAGTGCCTTTACTTAAAGATGTTGTTCAATCCATGGAGGAAGCTATCAAGGCTAAAGAAG ATAACCAAGCTCCTGGCAGTTACGAGAAGGCAAGACTGCGGTTTGCACATGCAGAAACTGTGGTTCCTTTTTCATGCTTGCTTGGGCTTTTCCTTGAAGGATCTG ATTTCCAACGAATACAAAAGGAGGAGCCTTTGGGTCTCCCTCCAAAGCCTCCCCAGAATAGAAATTGGAGAGGCAGCACCGTGGCGCCTTTTGCTGGGAATAATATGCTGGTTTTATACAGTTGTCCTGCTAATTCTTCAAGCAAATACTTTGTGCAAGTCCTACACAATGAGCATCCCACCCGAATGCCA GGTTGTGGTGGTACTGATTTCTGTCCATTTGAAGTTTTCGAG GAGAGAATTGTACGGCCTCATTTAAAGCATGATTACAATACCCTTTGCAATGTGAATCTTGATCAGCCTAAGCAGAAGCCTGAAACCA CCACGGGCACCACTACATTCTAG